A stretch of Desulfobacter hydrogenophilus DNA encodes these proteins:
- a CDS encoding ATP-grasp domain-containing protein: protein MQLTGLKYGKQLMDIVGFPVAETLTETATKEQIEALLKKGGKLVVKPSFMGSAGKKGKAGLVKIVDNYADANQARKDLFFAEYKQGNTTHKANGVTFEEFVASDAELYVSITTSTITRTPVMLLIVEGGVEVEELPDDKKAIIPFNPLEGLKGYHINDALIKLGCPKPFISPLVQQLPKLWELYNNYGLTMIELNPIRMKKGKRPLPVACDVKAAFDQDDPAQERLEFPDEVFATELTDFETEINQLRTYQGQSDVVELNANGTILPFMFGGGANSAATEVLGDKAMFSSDFGGNPPYAKMKEIASICYRHFLKNANIVQIIGGKANNTDIFVTIKAMLDALRENIHLNPDVQVIIGRGGPNVIQGMIYARDLLDSMKVPYKMFGFDSSMIGVLNYTLELDAWITENKK, encoded by the coding sequence ATGCAACTAACTGGATTAAAATATGGAAAGCAATTGATGGATATCGTTGGTTTCCCCGTAGCAGAGACCCTGACAGAAACTGCTACCAAAGAACAGATTGAAGCGTTGCTGAAAAAAGGCGGAAAACTCGTTGTAAAACCGTCTTTCATGGGCAGTGCCGGTAAAAAAGGAAAAGCGGGTCTGGTAAAAATCGTCGACAATTATGCTGACGCCAACCAGGCAAGAAAAGACCTTTTCTTTGCCGAATATAAACAGGGAAATACTACCCATAAGGCAAATGGCGTTACATTTGAAGAATTTGTCGCATCTGACGCTGAACTTTATGTAAGTATTACAACCTCTACAATTACCAGAACGCCTGTCATGCTTCTGATTGTTGAAGGTGGTGTTGAAGTTGAAGAGCTGCCCGACGACAAAAAAGCGATCATTCCGTTTAATCCCCTGGAAGGTCTTAAGGGATATCATATCAATGATGCATTGATCAAACTGGGATGCCCCAAACCATTCATCAGCCCGCTGGTACAGCAACTTCCCAAACTGTGGGAACTGTATAACAATTATGGTCTGACCATGATTGAGCTTAACCCCATCCGTATGAAAAAAGGCAAACGCCCACTTCCAGTTGCATGCGACGTTAAAGCTGCTTTTGACCAGGACGATCCAGCACAGGAACGCCTTGAGTTTCCCGATGAAGTGTTTGCTACAGAATTGACTGATTTTGAAACTGAAATCAACCAGCTGAGAACCTATCAGGGACAGAGCGACGTTGTTGAGCTCAATGCCAACGGAACCATCCTGCCCTTTATGTTTGGTGGTGGTGCCAACAGTGCGGCCACTGAGGTTCTGGGCGACAAAGCAATGTTTTCATCAGACTTTGGTGGAAACCCGCCCTATGCAAAGATGAAAGAGATTGCAAGCATTTGTTATAGACATTTTCTGAAGAATGCCAACATTGTTCAGATTATTGGCGGTAAAGCAAACAACACCGATATTTTTGTTACTATCAAAGCGATGTTGGATGCCCTGAGAGAAAACATCCATTTGAATCCGGATGTACAGGTTATCATCGGTCGTGGTGGTCCAAACGTTATACAGGGAATGATTTATGCCCGTGACCTTCTTGACAGTATGAAAGTTCCTTACAAAATGTTCGGTTTCGACAGTAGTATGATTGGTGTATTGAATTACACGCTGGAACTGGATGCATGGATTACAGAAAATAAGAAATAA
- a CDS encoding CoA-binding protein translates to MSQTNPFPYYVGVNSLEEIANKETRCIVMNLLGGESRGVTPTSHEFSGGNIVAGVQYGKSGGKLETKIGDIPAYGSVKEIIDAGIEFDTGVIYLPPTAVAAAAAELIAQNPKLTKIVILTEKVSVKDSQFIRAIAQQHKIDVFGGNCLGIGNSWEQVRVGGALGGNNPGESLVKGSVAVFSNSGNFSTTIPEYLKVAGFGTSTVLSSGKDLYIQFAFAEFLHCAENDPRTKAIFCYIEPGGYYEKMALDWIKDGTLKFTKPIVACVIGRWKANLSRAVGHAGAIAGGGDDALAKEKWFDEYFGMGLFDPENPKASKKGVRIDSISDAPTAMAALYKEIGEKPDFAPKGDLSLKPWFVNEQGIDFPAKLHMEAVEAMEPYNDAIRKLGNQVGAQLTREVMRNKSGASRMNPKTDVTEVHGIPVLDLVVKHFALSNFFAVTSVLPDEKQLPLANAIMNYFSAVGTGYMDVAARGRANGTLPNGYLGAAVITSGNCKLYSDMTEMTDKMINLFYVDIHGNSSVNDALVDEKLSQKGIMPQGETTPKDAEVAAFFGELLAKQGLETIFTKYAQKYAEANGDVNKLNLLLAAMILSVTWEPLVNRQMTRETALEVGTYLGCNGVIVGCCAPQYEVNDFYKSLSELSDLSLLNTDFATSIFKLLFNRDCDAREQFAINGLLNLLMSNGPGTISAKGGKESVSGGNFIATCYAGWMCNTGRDHGGNGFEAIKFLKDAFGDFDPYLEPDAKKREAKLAELAQATAEKYLETKTTAKREGIMNYFKVPCVNHPVFKGKPVNYDPREVFMDKLFTERNEINHFQVFYHHLVKKMFEVGATKNVFCVNIDGVIATISLDLLWKDVNSGKIDAKAMQDIAFIMFLLGRMVGCSAEIADHKARGNAMDTRTPASQVEFVG, encoded by the coding sequence ATGAGCCAAACTAATCCGTTCCCATACTATGTGGGCGTAAATAGCCTAGAAGAAATAGCAAATAAAGAAACACGGTGCATCGTGATGAATCTTCTGGGTGGTGAAAGTAGAGGCGTAACCCCCACATCACACGAATTCAGTGGCGGTAACATTGTCGCTGGTGTTCAGTACGGAAAATCCGGTGGAAAACTGGAAACCAAAATTGGGGATATCCCCGCATATGGTAGTGTTAAAGAAATTATTGATGCCGGTATCGAATTTGATACAGGTGTTATCTATCTGCCGCCTACCGCAGTTGCTGCTGCTGCGGCTGAACTGATTGCACAGAATCCGAAACTGACGAAAATTGTAATTTTGACAGAAAAAGTATCTGTTAAGGATTCTCAGTTTATCCGTGCAATTGCACAACAGCATAAAATCGACGTATTTGGTGGAAACTGCCTGGGTATTGGTAACTCCTGGGAGCAAGTGCGTGTTGGTGGTGCCTTGGGCGGTAATAATCCGGGTGAAAGTCTGGTAAAAGGAAGTGTTGCGGTTTTCAGTAACTCAGGTAACTTCAGTACAACCATCCCTGAATACTTGAAAGTAGCCGGTTTCGGTACCTCAACTGTACTCAGTTCCGGTAAAGATCTTTATATCCAGTTCGCCTTCGCAGAATTCCTCCATTGCGCTGAAAACGACCCCCGGACCAAAGCGATCTTCTGCTATATTGAACCCGGCGGATATTATGAAAAAATGGCACTGGACTGGATCAAAGACGGCACCCTTAAATTCACCAAGCCGATTGTCGCATGCGTAATCGGACGCTGGAAAGCCAACTTGAGCCGTGCGGTTGGTCATGCCGGCGCTATTGCCGGTGGTGGCGATGATGCCCTGGCAAAAGAGAAATGGTTTGATGAGTACTTTGGCATGGGTCTGTTTGATCCTGAAAACCCCAAAGCTTCCAAAAAGGGTGTCAGAATTGACTCCATTTCGGATGCGCCCACAGCTATGGCTGCTCTGTATAAAGAGATCGGAGAAAAACCTGATTTTGCACCCAAGGGCGACCTGAGCCTGAAACCCTGGTTTGTGAATGAGCAGGGTATTGACTTCCCTGCAAAATTGCATATGGAAGCCGTAGAAGCCATGGAACCCTACAATGATGCCATCAGAAAACTTGGTAATCAGGTAGGTGCCCAGCTGACAAGAGAAGTTATGCGCAACAAATCCGGTGCAAGCCGGATGAATCCAAAAACCGATGTTACCGAAGTACATGGTATCCCGGTTCTCGATCTTGTTGTAAAACACTTTGCGCTTTCCAACTTCTTTGCTGTAACCTCAGTTCTTCCCGATGAGAAACAGCTTCCGCTGGCCAATGCCATCATGAACTATTTTTCAGCCGTCGGCACAGGGTATATGGATGTTGCTGCTAGAGGCCGCGCCAATGGCACATTGCCCAATGGGTATCTTGGCGCAGCTGTTATCACATCCGGTAACTGCAAATTGTACAGCGACATGACAGAGATGACCGACAAAATGATCAATCTTTTCTATGTCGATATCCATGGAAATTCTTCTGTAAATGACGCGCTTGTTGATGAAAAGCTGTCACAGAAGGGTATAATGCCCCAGGGTGAAACAACGCCTAAAGATGCAGAAGTTGCTGCGTTCTTCGGTGAATTACTGGCCAAACAAGGGCTGGAAACCATCTTCACCAAATATGCCCAGAAATATGCCGAAGCCAATGGTGATGTGAATAAACTGAACCTGCTTCTGGCTGCCATGATCCTCAGCGTTACATGGGAACCCCTGGTTAACAGGCAGATGACCCGTGAAACCGCTCTGGAGGTTGGTACTTACCTGGGATGCAACGGTGTTATTGTAGGTTGCTGCGCACCCCAGTATGAAGTCAACGATTTCTACAAATCCTTGTCAGAACTCAGTGATCTGTCCTTGCTGAACACCGATTTCGCAACAAGCATTTTTAAACTGCTGTTCAACCGTGACTGCGATGCAAGAGAACAGTTTGCCATCAACGGACTGCTTAACCTGTTGATGTCCAATGGCCCGGGTACCATTAGTGCCAAGGGTGGCAAGGAATCCGTCAGCGGCGGTAACTTTATTGCTACATGCTATGCCGGCTGGATGTGCAACACTGGTCGTGACCATGGTGGGAACGGTTTTGAAGCCATCAAGTTCCTCAAAGACGCCTTTGGCGACTTTGACCCGTACCTGGAACCAGATGCAAAAAAACGCGAAGCAAAACTTGCAGAACTGGCCCAGGCTACTGCTGAAAAATACCTGGAAACCAAAACAACTGCAAAACGCGAAGGTATCATGAACTACTTCAAGGTCCCGTGCGTAAACCATCCCGTATTCAAAGGCAAACCTGTCAACTACGATCCGCGTGAAGTTTTCATGGACAAACTGTTCACTGAAAGAAATGAGATCAATCACTTCCAGGTATTCTATCATCACCTGGTTAAAAAGATGTTTGAAGTTGGCGCCACCAAGAATGTATTCTGCGTGAATATTGATGGTGTTATCGCAACGATCTCCCTTGACCTTCTGTGGAAAGATGTTAACAGCGGAAAAATTGATGCCAAGGCAATGCAGGACATAGCATTTATCATGTTTCTGCTTGGTCGTATGGTTGGTTGCTCTGCTGAAATTGCTGACCACAAAGCTCGTGGTAATGCAATGGATACCCGTACTCCTGCCAGCCAGGTTGAGTTTGTTGGGTAA
- a CDS encoding cob(I)yrinic acid a,c-diamide adenosyltransferase: MKGYVQVYTGNGKGKTTASLGLALRAAGAGLKVFIVQFMKQGMYSEIKALKKFDNIVVEQYGAGQFVKEKPSDAERASCRQGYERLCRIIESGDHDLVIAEEANIACFCGLLSEEDLLHLIAIKPEHIELVITGRYAPASVMDKADLVTEMTQIKHYYQQGVEARVGIEK; the protein is encoded by the coding sequence GTGAAAGGTTACGTTCAAGTTTACACGGGCAATGGTAAGGGAAAAACAACCGCAAGCCTTGGTCTTGCACTCAGAGCGGCTGGAGCCGGACTTAAGGTTTTCATTGTTCAGTTTATGAAACAGGGCATGTATTCTGAAATAAAAGCACTGAAGAAATTTGATAATATTGTTGTTGAACAATATGGCGCCGGGCAATTTGTTAAAGAAAAACCCTCTGATGCAGAAAGAGCCAGTTGCCGACAGGGCTATGAACGGTTATGTCGCATCATTGAATCAGGAGACCATGATCTTGTTATCGCTGAGGAGGCCAATATAGCCTGTTTTTGCGGTTTACTTTCAGAGGAAGACCTCTTACATCTGATTGCTATAAAACCCGAGCATATTGAACTTGTGATTACCGGACGCTACGCGCCTGCGTCTGTTATGGATAAAGCGGATCTTGTAACGGAAATGACACAGATCAAACATTATTATCAACAAGGTGTTGAAGCCAGGGTGGGAATTGAAAAATGA
- a CDS encoding FapA family protein: MKNEINKTNAEQANNIPTLADLALKYGTISQDQHAYLLQLFTFKKEQTDFEELLRDEGMATRYQLGLLKLIREYQIIRKSGEEFGKIAVEKGLATTGDINQALELQKNEFKKSRHKKLIGDLLVETHILTTKQKDLILKEQNLFNKYDYDLSYEKSKSSETCEKGRGGEPEKQSELSIIVSSDHLTAWIERRHPDETVITLKQVKDAAMTYGIVNGVYPDPFIQCFLDAGVKKFPVARVDCAIFLKRQCNFSLHISGDNGKPIEKKKGNVLTEQTNAAIKVQVENLYGETINALSENDFVVRCGENTRWSRDKLKILAVKSGMPALSAARRMFIHPVVHILEDADYRYGPIESYADLSVSGTITGAYSITAGKVSAEEIRGANIEAIGDIHIRVGVTGATIRAQGDVYARYVHNSKIETFGNVYVQNEVIDSQIRCSGKFESTKCKVISSKIYAKGGVLLSGVGSERSRPSTIVAGGEHHAIGLVQTILDIMDSILGKLDDIEDEKRDHQSQAEKIFKKMIALKAFHDKAKKKKDALLSELDKRKEYINKKILINIQNLISSYDKRMNSSLVSLKTMNVSKKEHDACVVELEKKISVLTAQTEKEILSHEKTLFAYLEKSKERIGVPIIEIKEKAYAGSMLGGVYQLLSLSGNKDGFKVEEKWGQGRAPELQITPLLQKS, translated from the coding sequence TTGAAAAATGAAATAAATAAGACCAATGCGGAACAGGCCAATAATATTCCGACATTGGCAGATCTTGCACTAAAGTACGGCACCATTTCCCAGGATCAGCATGCTTATCTGTTACAACTTTTCACCTTTAAAAAAGAGCAGACTGATTTTGAAGAACTGTTGCGTGATGAAGGCATGGCAACGCGGTATCAACTGGGGTTGCTTAAGCTGATCCGAGAGTATCAAATTATCCGCAAAAGCGGTGAAGAATTTGGTAAAATTGCCGTTGAAAAAGGCCTTGCCACAACGGGCGATATCAATCAGGCATTGGAATTACAAAAAAATGAATTTAAAAAATCACGACATAAAAAACTTATCGGTGATCTTCTTGTTGAAACTCATATTTTAACAACAAAACAAAAAGATTTAATCCTCAAAGAGCAGAATCTGTTTAATAAATATGATTATGACTTATCCTATGAAAAAAGCAAATCATCTGAAACTTGCGAAAAGGGCAGGGGCGGGGAGCCTGAAAAGCAATCTGAACTAAGTATCATCGTCAGTTCAGATCATCTGACTGCCTGGATAGAAAGACGCCATCCTGATGAAACTGTGATCACATTAAAGCAGGTAAAAGATGCTGCTATGACATATGGCATTGTTAACGGGGTGTATCCTGATCCTTTTATTCAGTGTTTCCTTGATGCCGGTGTTAAGAAATTCCCCGTTGCCCGGGTGGATTGTGCTATTTTTTTGAAGCGGCAATGCAATTTTTCTTTACATATAAGTGGAGATAACGGCAAGCCAATAGAGAAAAAAAAGGGGAACGTTCTCACCGAACAGACCAATGCAGCCATAAAAGTTCAAGTTGAGAACTTGTATGGTGAAACTATAAACGCTCTATCAGAAAATGATTTTGTTGTTCGTTGTGGCGAAAATACCAGATGGTCAAGGGACAAGTTGAAAATTCTTGCCGTCAAATCCGGAATGCCTGCGCTTTCAGCTGCCCGAAGAATGTTTATTCATCCTGTGGTTCATATCCTGGAAGATGCAGATTATCGTTACGGACCCATTGAATCCTATGCCGATTTATCAGTATCAGGGACGATTACCGGCGCATATTCAATAACAGCAGGCAAGGTCAGTGCTGAGGAGATTCGGGGTGCAAATATAGAGGCCATAGGCGATATCCATATTAGAGTCGGTGTTACGGGTGCGACGATTCGGGCCCAGGGTGATGTCTATGCCAGGTATGTGCATAACAGCAAAATAGAAACCTTTGGTAATGTTTATGTTCAAAATGAAGTTATTGATTCACAGATCAGATGCAGCGGAAAATTTGAAAGTACGAAATGCAAGGTGATTTCATCAAAAATTTATGCAAAGGGTGGGGTTCTTCTCTCCGGCGTCGGGAGTGAACGGTCAAGGCCAAGCACTATTGTTGCGGGTGGGGAACACCATGCTATTGGCCTTGTGCAAACCATTCTGGATATAATGGATTCTATTCTTGGCAAATTGGATGATATCGAAGATGAAAAGCGCGACCACCAGTCCCAGGCAGAAAAAATCTTTAAAAAAATGATCGCGCTTAAAGCGTTTCATGACAAGGCCAAGAAGAAAAAAGATGCGCTGTTATCTGAACTTGATAAAAGAAAAGAATATATAAATAAGAAAATCCTGATAAACATCCAGAACCTAATTTCATCCTACGATAAGCGAATGAACAGTTCTCTGGTTTCATTGAAAACAATGAATGTTTCCAAAAAAGAGCATGATGCATGTGTTGTGGAACTGGAAAAAAAGATTTCCGTATTAACTGCCCAGACAGAAAAAGAGATTCTTTCACATGAAAAAACGCTCTTTGCATATTTGGAAAAGTCAAAGGAAAGAATCGGTGTTCCGATTATTGAGATTAAAGAAAAGGCCTATGCCGGTAGCATGCTGGGTGGTGTTTACCAACTTTTATCACTTTCGGGCAATAAAGACGGTTTCAAGGTTGAAGAGAAGTGGGGGCAGGGAAGGGCTCCTGAATTACAAATTACCCCACTGTTGCAGAAATCATGA
- the thpR gene encoding RNA 2',3'-cyclic phosphodiesterase — protein MNSDKNIEDGATIRCFIAIVLDGHTKRQLGRVQRDIRSTGIPAGWPSTQNFHLTLKFLGNISKRALPCIKTMLSEAIADKARFNITFNRLGIFPNVHHPKVLWIGPDKTNPKEVALQRDIDLRLNKCHPFVKEKRFSPHITLSRVRHYVKPGTLKKALKIETGTIKIPVNQVHLIKSQLYSSGAVHSSLFHANLKSS, from the coding sequence TTGAATTCTGATAAAAATATTGAAGATGGCGCAACAATCAGATGTTTTATAGCAATCGTTCTTGACGGGCATACGAAGCGTCAGTTGGGCCGGGTACAGAGAGACATTCGTTCCACCGGCATTCCTGCAGGATGGCCTTCAACTCAAAATTTTCATCTAACCTTAAAATTTCTTGGAAATATTTCAAAACGGGCGCTACCCTGTATTAAAACAATGTTATCTGAAGCGATTGCTGATAAGGCTCGTTTTAATATTACATTTAACAGACTTGGCATTTTTCCAAATGTACACCATCCTAAAGTTCTCTGGATTGGGCCGGATAAGACAAATCCAAAAGAGGTTGCTTTGCAGCGCGACATTGATTTAAGACTGAATAAATGCCACCCGTTTGTTAAAGAGAAAAGATTTTCACCACACATCACTTTATCTCGGGTACGCCACTATGTAAAACCAGGCACATTAAAGAAAGCGCTTAAAATTGAAACAGGCACCATAAAAATTCCTGTAAACCAGGTCCATCTGATAAAAAGCCAGCTTTATTCCTCCGGGGCTGTTCATTCTTCTTTATTCCATGCTAATTTGAAATCCTCATGA
- a CDS encoding elongator complex protein 3, with amino-acid sequence MSPPLVIPFFIPHQGCPHLCVFCNQRLIAGQTSETQTFDSEASRLSDVIHTYLQFKKNRSRVELAFFGGNFLGLELSRILALLKAVQPWIRQGQIHSIRCSTRPDTVTPQVLDLTRPFGLETVELGVQSMDDRVLALAERGHTSEDTRKALALLKKNGLKTGAQVMVGLPGDDDFGALRTAEEIAELKPDLARIYPLLVLNGSRLAQWYRSGRYVPLSLDKAVDQTKKMVTIFRGAEISVARIGLQATQMMDDTDQMIAGPWHPAFGHLVLSALMFDRTCEQIDTVLAGRERIGKPGEQKSVVLQVHPRSLSRLQGNRKTNFDRLVQTYPGISFIIERVETLDVNQVHAHIVNE; translated from the coding sequence ATGTCCCCGCCCCTGGTAATTCCTTTTTTTATTCCCCACCAGGGATGTCCCCATTTATGCGTTTTTTGTAACCAGCGTCTGATCGCAGGACAAACGTCAGAAACGCAGACGTTTGACAGTGAAGCCTCGCGTCTGTCTGATGTTATCCATACCTATCTTCAATTTAAAAAAAATCGTTCCCGGGTGGAGCTGGCCTTTTTTGGCGGTAATTTTCTAGGACTTGAATTGTCCAGGATCCTTGCATTGCTTAAAGCGGTACAGCCATGGATTCGGCAAGGACAGATCCACAGTATTCGCTGTTCCACACGTCCGGATACCGTCACCCCCCAGGTTCTGGATCTTACCCGGCCCTTTGGGCTTGAAACCGTAGAGCTGGGTGTCCAGTCCATGGATGATCGTGTGCTTGCTCTGGCCGAAAGGGGTCACACCAGTGAGGATACCCGAAAAGCCCTGGCTCTGCTTAAAAAGAATGGCCTAAAAACCGGGGCGCAGGTGATGGTTGGACTGCCCGGGGATGACGATTTCGGTGCTTTACGTACAGCAGAAGAAATAGCAGAACTTAAACCGGATCTTGCCAGAATATATCCGCTTCTGGTGTTGAATGGTTCCAGGCTTGCCCAATGGTACCGGTCCGGACGATATGTGCCGTTAAGTCTTGACAAGGCTGTTGATCAGACAAAAAAAATGGTCACGATCTTCAGGGGTGCAGAGATATCAGTGGCACGAATAGGGCTGCAGGCCACACAGATGATGGATGATACCGACCAGATGATTGCAGGGCCATGGCACCCGGCATTTGGCCATCTGGTATTATCGGCTCTTATGTTTGACCGGACCTGTGAACAGATTGATACGGTTCTTGCCGGCCGGGAAAGGATTGGAAAGCCAGGTGAACAAAAAAGTGTCGTGCTCCAGGTACACCCGAGGTCTTTGTCCCGGCTCCAGGGCAACCGGAAAACGAATTTTGACCGGCTGGTCCAAACATACCCGGGAATCTCCTTTATCATTGAGAGGGTTGAAACCCTGGATGTAAATCAGGTTCATGCCCACATCGTAAACGAATAA
- the rnc gene encoding ribonuclease III, with product MIDLHTHSTASDGSLTPRQLLDLAKDSGIEAVALTDHDTIAGILEIKDIVHSYPLEFITGVEISCTPPPEFKSLGSIHMLGYGFSVYDCGLNDALARAAEARANRNPQIIAKLNGLGIDITLDEVKKRFDTRQIGRPHIAELLVEKGYVSDFRKAFDLYLGKNKPAYVDKFKISCKEAIRLILDAGGLPVLAHPGIIDFQQPHDLDTFVNMLVNNGLAGIEVYYAGHDSAFRKHLSDIVNSKGLVATGGSDFHGSFNKGVDLGRGRGDLNVDMCVFKSLNDRLQEIQAISRLDLLEQNLDYRFQSRSFLSNALCHRSYLNENQDICDADNERLEFLGDAVLGLCVGHLLMEKDPLKNEGDLSRLRSNLVSETGLAHIARRIDLGRFIKLGKGESLSGGRDKNSILSDAFEAVVAAVYLDAGFDRAQTMVNRLFDKPVQQVLASSDFIDYKSGLQEFTQEHFGRTPDYTLAQEKGPDHDKTFEICLNLDTVATMGTGKTKKAAEQDAARKALTLLNRNLE from the coding sequence TTGATTGATCTTCACACACATTCTACTGCCTCGGACGGATCCCTGACGCCCAGACAACTCCTTGATTTAGCCAAAGACTCCGGCATCGAGGCAGTCGCCCTGACTGACCACGACACCATTGCCGGAATTCTGGAAATAAAAGATATTGTTCATTCGTACCCACTTGAATTTATCACCGGTGTTGAAATTTCCTGTACGCCACCGCCTGAATTCAAATCATTGGGCAGCATTCATATGCTAGGATATGGCTTTTCAGTTTATGACTGTGGTTTAAACGACGCATTGGCCCGTGCGGCAGAGGCCAGGGCCAACCGAAATCCCCAAATCATTGCAAAACTAAATGGATTGGGAATTGACATTACCCTGGACGAGGTGAAAAAACGCTTTGACACCCGCCAGATAGGCCGGCCCCACATTGCCGAACTGCTTGTGGAAAAAGGCTATGTGTCTGATTTCCGCAAGGCCTTTGATCTTTACCTGGGTAAAAATAAACCCGCCTACGTTGACAAATTTAAAATATCCTGCAAAGAGGCAATCAGACTAATTCTTGATGCCGGCGGTCTGCCGGTCCTGGCCCATCCAGGTATCATTGATTTTCAACAGCCCCATGACCTGGATACCTTTGTAAATATGTTGGTCAATAACGGGCTGGCAGGAATTGAAGTCTACTATGCAGGACATGATTCAGCCTTTAGAAAACATCTGTCCGACATTGTAAACAGTAAAGGCCTGGTGGCGACCGGAGGCTCTGATTTCCACGGCAGCTTCAATAAAGGTGTGGATCTTGGCCGGGGCAGAGGCGATTTGAATGTGGACATGTGCGTGTTCAAATCGTTGAACGACCGGTTGCAAGAAATCCAGGCCATTTCTCGACTGGATCTGCTTGAACAAAATCTCGATTACCGGTTCCAGTCCCGCTCCTTTTTATCCAACGCCCTGTGTCATCGCTCCTATCTGAATGAAAATCAGGATATCTGTGATGCGGATAATGAGCGCCTTGAGTTTTTAGGTGATGCGGTTTTAGGGCTATGCGTGGGGCATCTGCTCATGGAAAAAGATCCTTTGAAAAATGAGGGAGACCTTTCCCGACTGCGCTCAAATCTTGTCAGTGAAACAGGCCTTGCGCACATTGCCCGCAGGATTGATCTGGGCCGGTTTATTAAGCTGGGTAAGGGGGAATCCCTTTCAGGCGGCAGAGACAAAAATTCCATTTTGTCAGATGCTTTTGAGGCTGTGGTTGCAGCCGTGTACCTGGATGCCGGATTTGACAGGGCACAAACCATGGTGAACCGTCTTTTTGACAAACCCGTGCAGCAGGTTCTGGCCTCATCGGATTTCATTGATTATAAAAGCGGTCTCCAGGAATTTACCCAGGAGCATTTTGGCAGAACCCCAGATTACACCTTGGCCCAGGAGAAGGGCCCGGACCATGACAAAACATTTGAAATCTGCCTGAACCTGGATACCGTTGCCACCATGGGTACCGGAAAAACCAAAAAAGCCGCTGAACAGGATGCGGCCAGAAAAGCATTAACTCTTTTAAACCGGAATCTTGAATAG
- the dksA gene encoding RNA polymerase-binding protein DksA: protein MKQEDLDFFKALLTERLNELLSHADTTVTGMTQPKENFADPTDRASHEADRSFELRIRDREHKLIKKVKKALERIENGTFGQCEMCEEDISIQRLKARPVTTQCIKCKTREENMEKALGI, encoded by the coding sequence ATGAAACAAGAAGATCTGGATTTTTTTAAAGCGTTGTTGACTGAACGGCTCAATGAGTTGCTTTCCCATGCCGACACAACCGTTACTGGCATGACCCAGCCCAAGGAAAATTTTGCCGATCCCACGGACCGGGCCTCCCATGAGGCGGATAGAAGTTTTGAATTGCGCATCCGGGACCGGGAGCACAAACTGATTAAAAAAGTTAAAAAGGCATTGGAGCGGATTGAAAACGGTACCTTTGGCCAGTGTGAAATGTGCGAGGAAGATATTTCCATCCAACGGCTTAAAGCCCGTCCGGTGACGACCCAGTGCATCAAGTGCAAAACCCGTGAAGAAAATATGGAGAAGGCTCTGGGAATTTAA